The following proteins come from a genomic window of Oncorhynchus clarkii lewisi isolate Uvic-CL-2024 chromosome 23, UVic_Ocla_1.0, whole genome shotgun sequence:
- the LOC139381946 gene encoding uncharacterized protein: MGRGGGRKRGKGNGPPPFDMGPRRPHPFDMGPGPGWCGPPGPFGPFHGGPGPHPNFMGDPMMQGPMPPDYHGYGPGYGPMGPGGPMDGYGPRGPMDGYGPMGPGGPMDGCFDGPPMDGPGFGYGPGMPGPYDPMMGNVPGPMPPPVMAPPVMPPPGIPPPGILPPGMPPMVPPLVDNSGFPPPWQSEVNPYAVPPPSWPVPTTALLPTETTVVPDVWGLCRGSEVPQPDPPQPDEQKTKVPKKDKKSSGKKSYNDKPPPPGRSKGVISFIGPTYGYIERDDLKKYSFTFDAFLGVPKNMIPGVRVHFTAYKEKAGECATDVSVPPGGTEEIDSTIIEGFVCNAIPEQQPGAKQKPGQIEANIDGKTRALLYSEKDSTITLLQGDHVTFNLLTDIVSQNVRATSIRPKTPQTFKITGEKREVGVIMSVKGGSGTIMAANQNNLPFETTENMSLTEFAVMDEVDFTVVTIKGKEKAIRVRKLKCLVTLEDTMEKKVEDTAGKDKWKPVAPVEMVLPQRTVVFEDVSTVQHAGTVIKAVPKVSDKKQEQGLLEVWVGGTQKPLSFEAADVLTDATMFDGDKVHFNISTNRETKEERAVNVEILSETFEESTEQRRTGVVVQAGELSGTIKCHQSPQLLFFHLTEVMEETKLDISEKVEFSVIPLETAEGGNQAIRIKRFIDSVFTRVPKLVGVATKEKKKMTIKLMRDSKLLIKGAGVKVEHKDDDLTNDKPALESDKMKAVVKTLRSKTAGSGSGGKDSDSSRRRYGRRSRSRSPSLDQFGRVKKRRSTSRERKEQDGSNRYRSSRSRSRSRSRERSSRGSRRRSHSLERKDSKHRSSSKERTSSKRSHSKERDGSSQRSSKNGSSSGSKPPDRMNDELERKKRELDELNELIYRKRAMVAMEQHGGVPNFLPEGKPMEKTCFDYNHGMPELPPQPKPPTDIKPKSILKKRPDHVTGPLFPIQTEPPKAQPLDQRLVEQYGYDVETPYKPHSAQPPFTQTSSQKSYYEGSPAGHPAPDLSAKYDPYEQTSREHPSQPSPVCQTPLDPHSSKRPPPSRESQEKNPNLNTQLARFLNILNKGVDAGLLSTVVKESREEIAGIQEDSSLPQKCYRGSRERGDEDQYKDAYRGREEEPERPHRAFDMERVKTSEAKDDPRDEDRLLPHERAIQDSGGFSGILGMTSHTQFLREPERVEEEDDFLYGGKAAAAEEERYEKPGRTDRSRDDGRSSPAPVEETKKQESQDKTQHFDKIKSLLQAIGLNLNTSEVTKLADRTQERLYGTKSSKHSSDSSERETKHSSRRGDRHRRRNTDSSDSERLRSASPSRSSQQEVYLSPQDTPEYGGFLDPEEEAALEKARQMQSLTKKVSVSPPTTSPTSSSHPGTSYSTTKWNFPDKRQPIAPKGWPSKGCSTNYLSSLLPGPLSPPQNISPVPSLTNTPHVPAGQQAAGVYTYASPVGQSPGLPTALPTAYYGHPGAPMIPFAKTQLTQQVNILNQVTVSNPTMDVLSQILQVNSQSRCLKVIETVKSGSGAQQDSPRHNITIPLQINTQSPDAAAGQPSPPPLSPETPGPPVTEDDIKAKQKKRLEQFNLRMRQKNQQRMNDTRDSRKKNATGKVPKVTFANTEPRNVWICGHSLIYWAEMRAKSPEIGMQLGMDPSSVRVWWKGTQGMTWAQLLPQLDQLKIKWPSPDVVILHLGGNDLGTHNPEALLASVKKDLTSMRSIFPQCLLVWSDILPRISWRHTEDSDAVDNVRAAINRRVHTIIAELGGTALTHDNIMCGSDAGLYRPDGVHLSGKGIDTFNLNLQDFLEKWETEASNGPEMS, encoded by the exons TATTCCACCCCCTGGTATTCTTCCCCCAGGTATGCCACCCATGGTCCCGCCTCTGGTGGACAACTCTGGCTTTCCTCCACCCTGGCAAAGCGAG GTAAACCCTTATGCTGTTCCTCCGCCGTCGTGG CCCGTTCCGACAACAGCCCTCCTTCCGACTGAGACAACTGTAGTGCCTGATGTGTGGGGACTCTGCCGGGGCTCCGAGGTCCCTCAGCCTGATCCACCCCAGCCTGATGAACAGAAGACCAAAGTGCCCAAGAAGGACAAAAAATCATCAGGGAAGAAGAGCTACAATGACAA GCCTCCTCCACCTGGAAGATCCAAGGGGGTCATCTCGTTCATTGGG CCAACTTATGGCTACATCGAAAGAGACGATCTCAAAAAATATTCCTTCACTTTTGATGCTTTTCTGGGAGTCCCCAAGAACATGATACCTGGAGTCAGGGTGCATTTTACAGCCTATAAGGAGAAG GCAGGGGAGTGTGCCACCGATGTATCTGTACCTCCAGGGGGGACTGAGGAGATTGACTCCACCATTATTGAAGGTTTTGTCTGCAATGCTATCCCGGAGCAGCAG CCTGGTGCAAAGCAGAAACCTGGCCAAATTGAGGCCAACATCGATGGCAAGACAAGAGCGCTGCTTTACTCAGAGAAGGACAGCACCATCACCCTGTTGCAAGGGGACCATGTGACGTTCAATTTGTTAACCGACATAGTTTCCCAAAACGTTAGAGCCACTAGTATTCGGCCAAAGACACCACAGACTTTTAAGATcactggagagaagagggaggtg GGTGTGATAATGAGCGTAAAGGGTGGCTCTGGCACCATAATGGCAGCGAACCAGAACAACCTGCCCTTTGAGACCACAGAGAACATGAGTCTAACTGAGTTCGCTGTTATGGATGAGGTGGACTTCACAGTCGTCACA ATCAAAGGGAAGGAGAAGGCCATCAGAGTAAGGAAGCTGAAGTGCTTGGTGACACTGGAAGATACCATGGAGAAGAAGGTTGAAGACACTGCAGGAAAAGACAAG TGGAAGCCAGTGGCCCCAGTGGAGATGGTGTTGCCCCAGAGGACTGTGGTGTTTGAGGACGTTAGCACTGTGCAGCATGCAGGAACGGTCATTAAGGCTGTCCCCAAGGTGTCCGACAAGAAGCAG GAGCAGGGCCTTTTGGAGGTGTGGGTGGGTGGCACACAGAAACCGTTATCGTTTGAAGCCGCTGACGTTCTGACTGACGCCACCATGTTCGACGGAGACAAGGTTCACTTTAACATCTCCACCAACCGTGAGACCAAGGAGGAGCGTGCCGTCAACGTGGAGATTCTCTCCGAGACGTTTGAGGAGTCAACAGAGCAACGCAGAACT GGTGTGGTGGTGCAAGCTGGGGAGCTGTCTGGGACCATTAAGTGCCATCAGAGCCCCCAGCTGCTCTTCTTCCATCTGACCGAGGTCATGGAGGAGACGAAACTGGACATCTCAGAGAAGGTGGAGTTTAGTGTCATTCCG CTTGAAACAGCTGAAGGAGGTAACCAAGCGATCAGGATCAAACGCTTTATCGACAGTGTCTTCACCCGTGTGCCCAAGCTTGTGGGCGTGGCAACAAAAGAAAAG AAGAAGATGACCATCAAACTGATGAGAGACTCAAAACTGCTCATCAAGGGTGCAGGTGTCAAAGTAGAGCACAAAGATGATGATCTTAC CAACGACAAACCTGCCTTGGAGTCGGATAAGATGAAAGCTGTCGTAAAAACTCTGCGGTCAAAAACTGCTGGCTCTGGATCTGGTGGCAAGGACTCGGACAGCAGCCGGCGGCGATACGGGCGCAGAAGCCGAAGCCGGAGCCCCAGCCTAGACCAGTTTGGCCGGGTGAAGAAAAGGCGGAGCACCAGCAGGGAGCGCAAAGAGCAGGATGGTAGCAACAGGTACAGGAGCAGTCGCAGTCGCAGCAGGAGtcggagcagagagaggagcagccGTGGGAGCAGGAGGCGAAGCCACAGTCTGGAGAGAAAAGATTCCAAGCACAGGAGCAGCAGCAAGGAGAGGACATCCTCGAAAAGGAGCCACAGCAAGGAGCGAGATGGAAGCAGTCAGAGGAGCTCCAAGAACGGTTCAAGCTCGGGAAGTAAACCTCCAGATAGAATGAACGATGAGCTAGAAAGAAAGAAGAGGGAACTAGATGAGCTCAATGAGTTGATATACCGCAAGAGAGCCATGGTCGCCATGGAGCAACATGGTGGAGTTCCCAATTTCCTGCCAGAAGGGAAGCCTATGGAGAAGACCTGCTTTGACTACAATCATGGAATGCCAGAGCTTCCTCCACAACCTAAACCACCCACTGACATCAAACCCAAGTCCATTCTGAAGAAGCGCCCAGACCATGTCACAGGGCCACTTTTCCCAATTCAG ACTGAACCCCCTAAAGCTCAACCTCTTGATCAAAGGCTTGTGGAACAATACGGTTATGACGTTGAGACGCCCTATAAACCACACTCTGCCCAACCACCCTTCACCCAAACATCCAGTCAGAAGTCCTATTATGAAGGTTCACCTGCTGGACATCCTGCTCCTGACCTATCTGCAAAGTATGATCCATATGAGCAGACTTCTAGAGAGCACCCATCACAACCTTCTCCAGTTTGCCAAACACCTCTTGACCCTCATTCTTCAAAACGACCTCCTCCCAGCCGAGAGTCTCAGGAAAAGAACCCTAACTTGAACACCCAGCTCGCCCGTTTCCTCAACATCCTCAACAAAGGTGTGGATGCCGGTCTGCTGTCCACTGTCGTCAAGGAGTCTCGAGAGGAGATTGCTGGTATTCAGGAGGATAGTTCCCTCCCTCAAAAGTGTTATCGTGGGTCGCGTGAACGTGGGGATGAAGATCAGTACAAGGATGCCtacaggggaagagaggaggagccaGAGCGGCCACACAGGGCCTTCGACATGGAGCGAGTGAAGACCTCTGAGGCTAAAGATGACCCCAGAGACGAAGACAGGCTGCTGCCTCACGAGAGAGCAATCCAGGACAGTGGTGGCTTTTCCGGGATTCTAGGAATGACGTCCCACACCCAGTTCCTGAGAGAACCTGAACGTGTGGAAGAAGAGGATGACTTCCTCTATGGGGGTAAAGCAGCAGCGGCTGAGGAGGAGCGCTATGAGAAACCTGGGCGCACAGACAGATCCAGGGATGACGGGAGGTCCAGCCCAGCCCCGGTGGAGGAGACCAAGAAGCAGGAGAGTCAGGACAAGACACAGCACTTTGACAAGATCAAGAGCCTGCTCCAGGCCATCGGCCTGAACCTAAACACCTCCGAGGTCACCAAGCTGGCAGACAGGACCCAGGAGCGCCTCTACGGGACAAAGTCATCCAAACACTCATCAGattcctctgagagagagacgaAGCACTCATCTAGGCGGGGAGATCGGCATCGGCGACGCAACACCGACTCATCTGATTCCGAACGCCTCCGGTCGGCCTCGCCCTCCAGGTCTTCCCAGCAGGAGGTGTACCTCAGCCCCCAAGACACCCCGGAATATGGAGGGTTCCTTGACCCGGAAGAGGAGGCTGCCTTGGAGAAGGCAAGGCAGATGCAGAGCCTCACCAAGAAAGTGAGCGTCTCgccccccaccacctctcccacctcctcctcacaTCCTGGCACATCCTATTCCACCACAAAGTGGAACTTCCCTGACAAGAGACAGCCCATTGCCCCTAAGGGTTGGCCTAGCAAGGGGTGTAGTACCAACTATCTCTCATCACTGCTGCCCGGTCCCTTAAGCCCCCCCCAAAATATTTCCCCTGTCCCATCCTTGACAAACACACCTCATGTTCCAGCTGGTCAACAAGCAGCTGGGGTGTATACTTATGCTTCGCCTGTGGGACAATCCCCTGGCCTACCCACGGCCTTGCCCACCGCTTATTATGGGCATCCTGGTGCCCCCATGATACCATTTGCAAAGACTCAGCTCACACAACAAGTGAATATATTGAATCAGGTGACTGTATCGAATCCCACAATGGATGTCTTAAGTCAAATCCTCCAAGTCAACAGCCAGTCTAGATGCCTCAAGGTGATTGAAACAGTCAAAAGTGGGTCCGGTGCACAGCAGGATTCGCCAAGACATAATATCACCATACCTCTCCAGATCAACACACAAAGCCCCGATGCTGCAGCTGGACAGCCCTCGCCTCCCCCTCTATCACCAGAGACTCCGGGTCCACCAGTGACGGAAGACGATATCAAGGCCAAACAGAAGAAAAGG CTGGAGCAGTTTAACCTGCGGATGAGACAGAAGAATCAGCAAAGAATGAACGATACTCGTGACAGTAGGAAGAAGAACGCAACAG GGAAAGTTCCCAAAGTTACCTTTGCAAACACAGAGCCTAGGAACGTGTGGATCTGTGGCCACTCCCTTATATATTGGGCAGAGATGAGGGCCAAGTCGCCCGAGATTGGCATGCAGCTGGGCATGGACCCCAGCAGTGTGCGGGTGTGGTGGAAGGGCACACAGGGCATGACGTGGGCCCAGCTGCTGCCCCAGCTTGACCAGCTGAAGATCAAGTGGCCCAGCCCAGACGTGGTCATCCTGCACCTGGGTGGGAATGACCTGGGCACCCACAACCCTGAGGCCCTTCTGGCATCTGTGAAGAAGGACCTGACCTCCATGAGGAGCATTTTCCCACAATGCCTGTTGGTCTGGTCTGACATCTTGCCCCGGATTTCCTGGAGGCACACAGAGGACAGCGACGCAGTGGACAATGTTAGGGCTGCCATCAACAGAAGAGTTCACACCATCATCGCTGAGCTAGGTGGCACTGCTCTGACCCATGACAACATCATGTGTGGCTCAGACGCAGGCCTGTACAGGCCAGATGGTGTTCATCTGTCCGGTAAAGGTATTGATACTTTCAACTTGAACTTGCAGGACTTTTTGGAGAAGTGGGAGACCGAGGCAAGCAATGGTCCTGAGATGAGTTAA